One window from the genome of Penaeus monodon isolate SGIC_2016 chromosome 4, NSTDA_Pmon_1, whole genome shotgun sequence encodes:
- the LOC119572348 gene encoding cuticle protein 7-like, whose amino-acid sequence MGSRRPASQPSHLHRVNMFNKGVLMLALVGVALAAPSDPYHQPSYKEEPKPYQFAYGVKDEYAGTDFGQSEESDGKAVKGSYTVQLPDGRKQTVNYVADHYNGYQAEVSYYGEAQYPHEYGPPVTFKPQAYHPQPSYH is encoded by the exons ATGGGGAGCCGTCGTCCAGCATCACAACCTTCTCATCTCCACCGCGTTAACATGTTCAACAAG GGTGTTTTGATGCTTGCTTTGGTGGGCGTGGCTCTGGCTGCCCCTTCGGATCCGTACCACCAGCCTTCCTACAAGGAG GAGCCGAAGCCATACCAGTTCGCCTACGGAGTCAAGGATGAATACGCCGGCACCGACTTCGGTCAGAGCGAGGAGTCCGACGGCAAAGCTGTCAAGGGATCCTACACTGTCCAGCTTcccgacggccgcaagcagacA GTGAACTACGTGGCCGATCACTACAACGGTTACCAGGCTGAAGTCAGCTACTAcggcgaggctcagtacccccACGAGTACGGTCCCCCCGTCACCTTCAAGCCCCAGGCCTACCATCCCCAGCCTTCGTATCACTAA
- the LOC119572352 gene encoding cuticle protein 7-like, translating to MDSKMSIILMAVMGVALAYPSAPYASHYQPKPLMPYAFEYGVADYRGNNFNRKEHSDGQKVQGSYSVNLPDGRVQTVNYHADGQHGFVADVQYTGQAHNPPSPVHGSSGSYSSHKY from the exons ATGGATTCCAAG ATGTCCATCATTCTAATGGCAGTAATGGGAGTTGCACTTGCCTACCCATCTGCCCCCTATGCGTCCCATTATCAACCAAAG cCCTTAATGCCTTATGCCTTCGAGTATGGCGTGGCCGACTACAGGGGCAACAATTTCAACCGCAAGGAACACTCCGACGGGCAGAAGGTTCAGGGTTCTTACTCTGTCAACCTCCCCGACGGCCGTGTGCAGACC GTAAACTACCATGCCGACGGACAGCACGGTTTTGTCGCTGACGTGCAGTACACCGGCCAGGCGCACAACCCACCCTCACCCGTGCACGGTTCCTCCGGTTCGTACAGTTCTCACAAGTACTGA
- the LOC119599004 gene encoding cuticle protein 8-like yields the protein MKAKMMAVMLTTSLLLSGTASALPVDPPHGYDARASHSFHPEPDEVHEPYDFTYSVRNDESGADFAHSEASDGASVRGSYTVLLPDGRRQTVTYVVDSQSGYTARVTYSGEAHRPATFGSPVNPTAKTYTPQLGF from the exons ATGAAGGCAAAG ATGATGGCGGTGATGCTGACGACCTCGCTCTTGCTCTCGGGTACGGCCTCTGCTCTCCCAGTTGACCCTCCCCATGGCTACGATGCGCGAGCTTCGCACAGTTTTCACCCTGAACCTGACGAG GTGCATGAGCCGTACGACTTCACATACTCCGTCAGGAACGATGAGTCTGGCGCAGACTTCGCCCACAGTGAGGCCTCGGACGGCGCCAGCGTCAGGGGGTCCTACACCGTCCTTCTGCCTGATGGCCGCAGGCAAACA GTTACCTATGTGGTCGACTCCCAGTCCGGCTACACTGCCCGTGTGACTTATTCAGGAGAGGCCCATCGCCCCGCCACATTTGGCTCGCCTGTCAATCCGACGGCCAAGACCTACACACCTCAGCTCGGCTTCTAG
- the LOC119599014 gene encoding cuticle protein 7-like, giving the protein MDHTSHYTASPSFPRPFRTSSASTAMISKVVLLLVPLAAVLAFPADLNTYKQDGMPYNFAYEVKDDYAGSDFGAQENSDGNTVRGSYTVALPDGRKQTVNYEADHHKGFVAEVNYYGEAQYPHEYGPAITFKPKYQSSGNGYQPQPSYQ; this is encoded by the exons ATGGATCACACAAGCCATTACACCGCAAGCCCTTCTTTTCCTCGGCCATTCAGGACCTCGTCTGCCTCCACCGCCATGATCTCCAAG GTTGTGCTTCTCCTGGTGCCCCTGGCTGCCGTGCTGGCTTTTCCTGCTGACCTCAACACCTATAAACAG GACGGGATGCCATACAACTTCGCTTACGAGGTGAAGGACGACTACGCCGGGTCTGACTTCGGCGCGCAAGAGAACTCGGACGGTAACACCGTGCGAGGATCCTACACCGTGGCGCTCCCCGACGGGCGCAAGCAAACG GTGAACTACGAGGCCGACCACCATAAGGGCTTCGTAGCTGAGGTGAACTACTAcggcgaggctcagtacccccACGAGTACGGTCCCGCCATCACCTTCAAGCCCAAGTACCAGAGCTCGGGCAACGGGTACCAACCACAGCCCTCATACCAGTAG
- the LOC119572354 gene encoding cuticle protein 8-like, whose amino-acid sequence MSLKLITLLSVVVAVVSYPDVYEPVYKPEPLPYYFNYDVHDDYKGAHYGRNEKSDGKAVYGSYTVALPDGRKQLVEYTADHYKGFVAKVSYYGKAKHPKYYGPAITFKHKGDGYH is encoded by the exons ATGTCTTTAAAG CTCATCACTCTGCTATCGGTGGTCGTCGCTGTGGTCAGTTATCCTGACGTCTACGAGCCAGTATACAAGCCG gagCCTCTGCCGTACTACTTCAACTACGACGTCCACGACGACTACAAGGGCGCTCACTACGGCAGGAACGAGAAGTCGGACGGGAAAGCTGTCTACGGATCCTACACCGTCGCCCTCCCCGACGGTCGGAAACAGCTG GTTGAGTACACAGCTGACCACTACAAGGGCTTCGTGGCCAAGGTCAGCTATTACGGAAAGGCCAAGCACCCCAAGTACTATGGTCCTGCCATCACCTTCAAGCACAAGGGTGACGGGTACCACTGA
- the LOC119572612 gene encoding cuticle protein 7-like, which yields MVINNISCLSKSIQRCVWRRLARRSHLRLAIKVWEAGTPASQHPRPHRVNMFIKGVLVLTLVAVVLAAPSDPYHQPSYKEEPKPYQFAYGVKDEYAGTDFGQSEESDGHAVKGSYTVQLPDGRKQTVNYVADHYNGYQAEVSYYGEAQYPHQYGPPVTFKPQGYHPQPSYH from the exons atggtcaTCAACAATATCAGCt GCCTTTCCAAGTCAATTCAGAGATGTGTCTGGCGCCGGCTGGCTCGAAGGTCGCATCTCAGACTCGCTATAAAGGTATGGGAAGCCGGCACTCCAGCATCACAACATCCTCGTCCACATCGCGTCAACATGTTCATCAAG GGTGTCTTAGTGCTTACACTGGTGGCAGTGGTTCTCGCTGCCCCTTCGGATCCATACCACCAGCCTTCTTACAAGGAG GAGCCGAAGCCGTACCAGTTCGCCTACGGAGTCAAGGATGAATACGCCGGCACCGACTTCGGTCAGAGCGAGGAGTCCGACGGCCATGCTGTCAAGGGATCCTACACTGtccagctccccgacggccgcaagcagacg GTGAACTATGTTGCTGATCACTACAATGGCTACCAGGCTGAGGTCAGCTACTACGGCGAAGCTCAGTACCCACACCAGTACGGTCCCCCCGTCACCTTCAAGCCCCAGGGCTACCATCCCCAACCTTCATACCATTAG
- the LOC119572353 gene encoding larval cuticle protein A3A-like: MFWKLVFALLAVIEVILGHPDVYEPVYKPEPLPYYFNYDVHDDYKGAHFGQNEKSDGKAVYGSYTVALPDGRKQLVEYTADHYKGFVAKVSYYGKAKHPKYYGPPITFKPSYGYH; encoded by the exons ATGTTTTGGAAG TTGGTGTTCGCGCTACTAGCAGTGATCGAGGTTATCCTGGGTCACCCTGATGTCTACGAACCCGTTTACAAACCG GAGCCACTGCCATACTACTTCAACTACGACGTGCACGACGACTACAAGGGCGCCCATTTCGGCCAGAACGAGAAGTCAGACGGAAAAGCTGTCTACGGTTCCTATACCGTCgcgctccccgacggccgcaagcaACTT GTTGAGTACACGGCCGACCACTACAAGGGCTTCGTGGCCAAGGTCAGCTATTACGGCAAGGCCAAACACCCCAAGTACTACGGGCCTCCTATTACTTTCAAGCCTTCTTACGGATATCATTAA